The following coding sequences lie in one Streptomyces albofaciens JCM 4342 genomic window:
- the thiC gene encoding phosphomethylpyrimidine synthase ThiC: protein MTLQDARTPENGQGSAKEIGWHKGYLTGSRPDLRVPVRRVHLTNGKDVTLYDTSGPYTDPHIETDVRRGLAPLRENWIISRGDTEEYAGRPPRPEDDGLKHTSPRGGLKNLDAVFPGRPRQPRRGRGGAAVTQLAYARRGEITAEMEYVAIRENVSPEFVRDEIAAGRAVLPANVNHPEIEPMIIGKNFLVKVNANIGNSAVTSSIEEEVEKMTWATRWGADTVMDLSTGRNIHTTREWVLRNSPVPIGTVPLYQALEKVDGKAEELTWEIYKDTVIEQAEQGVDYMTVHAGVLLRYVPLTARRKTGIVSRGGSIMAAWCLAHHKESFLYTHFEELCDILASYDVTYSLGDGLRPGSIADANDEAQFAELRTLGELNSIAKRHGVQTMIEGPGHVPMHKIKENVDLQQEICEEAPFYTLGPLTTDIAPAYDHITSGIGAAMIAWWGTAMLCYVTPKEHLGLPDRDDVKTGVITYKIAAHAADLAKGHPGAQEWDDALSDARFEFRWEDQFNLALDPDTARAFHDETLPAEPAKTAHFCSMCGPKFCSMKISRSITEQFGGAEGVSPEEIEAGMLEKSKEFAASGNRVYLPMAD from the coding sequence ATGACTCTGCAGGATGCACGCACGCCCGAAAACGGCCAGGGCTCCGCCAAGGAGATCGGCTGGCACAAGGGCTACCTCACCGGATCGCGGCCCGACCTGCGGGTCCCGGTCCGCCGTGTGCACCTCACCAACGGCAAGGACGTGACGCTCTACGACACGTCAGGGCCGTACACCGACCCCCACATCGAAACGGACGTCCGCCGCGGCCTGGCGCCGCTGCGGGAGAACTGGATCATCAGCCGCGGAGACACCGAGGAGTACGCGGGCCGGCCGCCCCGCCCCGAGGACGACGGCCTCAAGCACACCTCGCCGCGCGGCGGCCTGAAGAACCTCGACGCGGTCTTCCCCGGCCGCCCCCGGCAGCCGCGCCGGGGCCGGGGCGGCGCCGCGGTCACCCAGCTCGCGTACGCGCGGCGGGGCGAGATCACGGCGGAGATGGAGTACGTCGCGATCCGCGAGAACGTCTCCCCCGAGTTCGTACGGGACGAGATCGCGGCCGGCCGGGCCGTACTGCCCGCCAACGTGAACCACCCGGAGATCGAGCCGATGATCATCGGCAAGAACTTCCTGGTGAAGGTCAACGCGAACATCGGCAACTCCGCCGTCACCTCCTCGATCGAGGAGGAGGTGGAGAAGATGACCTGGGCGACCCGCTGGGGCGCCGACACGGTCATGGACCTGTCCACCGGCCGCAACATCCACACCACCCGTGAGTGGGTGCTGCGCAACTCCCCCGTCCCCATCGGCACCGTCCCCCTCTACCAGGCACTGGAGAAGGTGGACGGCAAGGCCGAGGAGCTGACCTGGGAGATCTACAAGGACACGGTCATCGAACAGGCCGAGCAGGGCGTGGACTACATGACCGTCCACGCGGGTGTCCTGCTGCGCTACGTCCCCCTGACCGCCCGCCGCAAGACCGGCATCGTCTCGCGCGGCGGTTCGATCATGGCGGCGTGGTGCCTGGCGCACCACAAGGAGTCGTTCCTCTACACCCACTTCGAGGAACTCTGCGACATCCTCGCCTCCTACGACGTCACGTACTCCCTCGGCGACGGCCTGCGCCCCGGCTCCATCGCGGACGCCAACGACGAGGCGCAGTTCGCGGAGCTGCGCACGCTGGGCGAGCTGAACTCGATCGCCAAGCGGCACGGCGTACAGACGATGATCGAGGGCCCGGGACACGTCCCGATGCACAAGATCAAGGAGAACGTCGACCTCCAGCAGGAGATCTGCGAGGAGGCCCCGTTCTACACGCTCGGCCCGCTGACCACCGACATCGCGCCCGCGTACGACCACATCACCTCGGGCATCGGCGCGGCGATGATCGCGTGGTGGGGTACGGCGATGCTCTGCTACGTCACGCCCAAGGAGCACCTGGGCCTGCCGGACCGGGACGACGTGAAGACCGGCGTCATCACGTACAAGATCGCGGCGCACGCGGCGGACCTGGCCAAGGGCCACCCGGGCGCCCAGGAGTGGGACGACGCCCTGTCCGACGCGCGCTTCGAGTTCCGCTGGGAGGACCAGTTCAACCTGGCCCTCGACCCGGACACGGCCCGCGCCTTCCACGACGAGACGCTGCCGGCGGAACCGGCGAAGACCGCCCACTTCTGTTCCATGTGCGGCCCGAAGTTCTGCTCCATGAAGATCAGCAGGAGCATCACGGAGCAGTTCGGCGGTGCGGAAGGCGTGTCCCCGGAGGAGATCGAGGCGGGCATGCTGGAGAAGTCCAAGGAGTTCGCGGCCAGCGGCAACAGGGTGTACCTGCCGATGGCGGACTGA
- a CDS encoding YibE/F family protein, translating into MTSNEPSHSAHHHASGQAHGHGTDPRHDVPGDGRGTDAPGDGAHAAHRHAAGHGHRHAHGHGHSHGHAPAAPVSRHLRKVIAAVLIPFAAAVLAGLVVLWPGGAPGHKPSGVGFDQPTEKAKVVKVEEVNCADVHAQQQQQPSQQQPSSPGGSQRPQHCERAVIEVTTGKDTGRRFESIVTPDATRHYKAGQGVVVAYAPKAPKDLQYSVTDVDRTVPMWVLAAIFAAAVVVVGRLRGVLALVALVVSFAVLTLFILPAILQGSNPLVVAVVGGSAIMLVALYMCHGLTARTSVAVLGTLVSLLLIGLLGSLFIGWALLTGNTDDQTGLVHGLYPDIEIRGLLLAGIIIGSLGVLDDVTVTQTAAVWELKEADPSAGWRKLYSSAMRIGRDHIASVVNTLVLAYAGAALPLLLLFSIAQSSVGTVATSEVVAEEIVRTLVGSIGLVASVPLTTLLAALVVSADRDSEGGGTSGAGRKAGLSGAGTETGAGARTGAGTGRSGAGHRSVLGGRGGRGGRGKRRRAR; encoded by the coding sequence GTGACCAGCAACGAGCCCTCGCACTCCGCGCACCACCACGCTTCAGGTCAGGCGCACGGGCACGGCACGGATCCGCGGCACGACGTGCCGGGTGACGGCCGTGGGACCGACGCTCCCGGGGACGGTGCCCACGCCGCTCACCGACACGCCGCCGGCCATGGGCACCGCCACGCCCACGGTCATGGCCACAGTCATGGCCACGCCCCCGCCGCCCCCGTCTCCCGGCATCTGCGCAAGGTCATCGCCGCCGTACTGATCCCCTTCGCCGCCGCGGTGCTGGCCGGGCTGGTCGTGCTGTGGCCGGGCGGGGCGCCCGGCCACAAGCCGTCCGGTGTCGGCTTCGACCAGCCGACCGAGAAGGCGAAGGTGGTGAAGGTGGAGGAGGTGAACTGCGCGGACGTACACGCCCAACAGCAACAGCAACCTTCGCAGCAGCAACCGTCCTCACCCGGTGGCTCCCAGCGGCCCCAGCACTGCGAGCGGGCGGTCATCGAGGTGACGACCGGCAAGGACACCGGCCGGCGCTTCGAGTCGATCGTGACGCCGGACGCCACCCGCCACTACAAGGCCGGCCAGGGAGTCGTGGTCGCGTACGCGCCCAAGGCGCCCAAAGACCTTCAGTATTCGGTCACGGATGTGGATCGGACCGTCCCGATGTGGGTACTGGCCGCCATCTTCGCCGCAGCGGTGGTCGTCGTCGGTCGGCTGCGCGGCGTGCTCGCGCTCGTCGCCCTGGTCGTGAGCTTCGCGGTACTGACGCTGTTCATCCTCCCCGCCATCCTCCAGGGCTCGAACCCCCTGGTGGTCGCGGTGGTCGGGGGCAGCGCGATCATGCTGGTCGCCCTGTACATGTGCCACGGCCTGACGGCGCGCACATCCGTCGCCGTCCTGGGCACGCTCGTCTCCCTGCTGCTCATCGGCCTGCTCGGCTCGCTCTTCATCGGGTGGGCACTGCTGACCGGCAACACCGACGACCAGACCGGGCTGGTGCACGGCCTCTACCCGGACATCGAGATCCGCGGCCTGCTGCTGGCGGGCATCATCATCGGTTCACTGGGTGTGCTGGACGATGTGACCGTCACGCAGACCGCCGCGGTGTGGGAGCTGAAGGAGGCTGATCCGTCGGCGGGCTGGCGCAAGCTCTACTCCTCGGCGATGCGGATCGGGCGGGACCACATCGCGTCCGTCGTCAACACACTCGTACTCGCTTACGCGGGCGCCGCGCTGCCCCTGCTTCTGCTGTTCTCGATCGCACAGAGCAGTGTCGGTACGGTCGCCACGAGCGAGGTGGTCGCCGAGGAGATCGTCCGGACGCTGGTGGGCAGCATCGGCCTGGTCGCGTCCGTACCGCTGACCACGCTGCTGGCCGCGCTGGTCGTCTCGGCGGACCGGGACAGCGAGGGAGGCGGCACGTCCGGCGCGGGGCGGAAGGCCGGGCTTTCGGGGGCGGGGACGGAGACGGGGGCAGGGGCCAGGACGGGGGCGGGTACGGGACGGAGCGGTGCGGGCCACCGGTCCGTACTCGGTGGGCGGGGTGGGCGGGGTGGGCGCGGCAAGCGGCGGCGTGCACGATGA
- a CDS encoding SsgA family sporulation/cell division regulator, whose protein sequence is MTDTVQAEVIMSFLVSEELAFRIPVELYFDSADPYAVSFTFDLPGDMPVTWAFSRELLLDGLSKPSGEGDVRIGPSSSEHLSDVFIGLQVGDERALFRAGAPPLVAFLDRTDRLVPIGEEEVCDTLDSTLDRILSEAQKAG, encoded by the coding sequence ATGACCGACACAGTTCAGGCAGAAGTGATCATGAGCTTCCTCGTGTCCGAGGAGCTCGCTTTCCGTATTCCGGTGGAGCTGTACTTCGATTCCGCGGACCCCTATGCGGTCAGCTTCACCTTCGACCTCCCTGGTGATATGCCCGTGACCTGGGCGTTCAGCCGGGAATTGCTGCTCGACGGGCTGAGCAAGCCGTCCGGTGAGGGCGATGTGCGCATCGGGCCCTCCTCCTCCGAGCACCTCAGCGACGTCTTCATCGGCCTCCAGGTGGGCGACGAACGCGCGCTGTTCCGCGCCGGCGCCCCGCCGTTGGTGGCCTTCCTCGACCGCACGGACCGACTGGTGCCGATCGGGGAGGAGGAGGTGTGCGACACGCTCGACTCGACTTTGGACCGCATTCTTTCGGAGGCGCAGAAGGCGGGGTGA
- a CDS encoding IclR family transcriptional regulator gives MVNGESVSHPTLIGSVQRALRLLEAVGAHSAGAPAKQLAREAGLPLPTTYHLLRTLTYEGYLRRENGVFVYGEAAGTIGRAGAERCRRTDIADALAVAGKQLDAAVYFAVYRAGEVEVVAVTDDQRRPPVEEWADFRTTAHAHAIGQCLLAQLDEQAMKDHLARYPVQPLTPYSVRSRGELLHRLDSVRRAQVAYEQQEYALGTVCSAIPIQVGSAVATMAISLPAREAHRLHCVTGRLRRMAEAALMTLAFSISI, from the coding sequence ATGGTGAACGGTGAATCCGTTTCGCATCCGACATTGATCGGCTCGGTCCAGCGGGCCCTGCGCCTGCTGGAGGCGGTGGGCGCGCACTCCGCCGGCGCGCCCGCCAAACAACTGGCCAGAGAGGCGGGATTACCGCTTCCCACGACGTACCACTTGCTGCGGACCCTGACGTACGAGGGCTATCTGCGGCGCGAGAACGGTGTGTTCGTCTACGGGGAGGCCGCCGGCACGATCGGGCGGGCGGGTGCCGAGCGCTGCCGCCGTACCGATATCGCGGACGCGCTGGCGGTCGCGGGCAAACAGCTCGACGCCGCGGTCTACTTCGCCGTGTACCGGGCGGGCGAGGTGGAAGTGGTGGCCGTCACCGACGATCAGCGGCGGCCGCCGGTGGAGGAGTGGGCGGACTTTCGTACGACGGCTCACGCGCACGCGATCGGCCAGTGCCTGCTGGCGCAGCTCGACGAGCAAGCCATGAAGGACCATTTGGCGCGTTATCCGGTGCAGCCGTTGACTCCGTATTCGGTGCGGTCCCGGGGCGAGCTTTTGCACCGGCTGGACAGTGTGCGCCGCGCCCAAGTCGCCTACGAACAACAGGAATATGCCTTGGGCACAGTATGCTCGGCGATTCCCATACAGGTCGGTTCGGCGGTCGCGACCATGGCGATTTCTCTTCCCGCGAGAGAGGCTCACCGGCTACACTGCGTTACCGGCCGACTACGCAGGATGGCGGAGGCGGCGCTGATGACACTCGCTTTCTCTATCAGTATCTGA
- a CDS encoding DUF5326 family protein: protein MAGKGTIAGLPWWVTWVVVPVVLLVVFGSLIASAVGFLIGLLFKILIAVALIAGVVYLVRRLTGSSSSSSRSEW, encoded by the coding sequence ATGGCCGGCAAGGGGACAATCGCAGGACTTCCGTGGTGGGTGACGTGGGTCGTGGTGCCCGTCGTCCTGCTGGTGGTGTTCGGCAGCCTGATCGCCAGTGCGGTCGGCTTCCTGATCGGCCTGCTCTTCAAGATCCTCATCGCGGTGGCGCTGATCGCCGGTGTCGTCTACCTGGTGCGCAGGCTGACGGGCTCCTCGTCGTCCTCCTCGCGGAGCGAATGGTGA
- a CDS encoding cupin domain-containing protein produces MKAFRLDELEAERAANDGAYLQFLRERNMSVGLYALDAGSVDPQQPHNQDEVYLVVSGRAAITVGMETTSVARGSVVYVPAGVPHKFHHISEDLRVMVVFSPPES; encoded by the coding sequence ATGAAGGCTTTCAGGCTCGACGAACTGGAAGCGGAGCGGGCCGCGAACGACGGCGCGTATCTGCAGTTCCTGCGGGAACGCAACATGTCGGTCGGGCTGTACGCACTCGACGCGGGCAGCGTCGACCCGCAGCAGCCGCACAACCAGGACGAGGTGTACCTGGTCGTAAGCGGCCGGGCGGCGATCACCGTCGGCATGGAGACGACCTCGGTGGCGCGCGGCAGCGTGGTCTACGTGCCCGCCGGAGTGCCGCACAAGTTCCACCACATCAGCGAGGACCTGCGGGTCATGGTGGTCTTTTCTCCGCCCGAAAGCTGA
- a CDS encoding phage holin family protein, whose amino-acid sequence MKNFVVKTIANAAALAVAIWLLKDITLTGENTGRKALTLVLVALIFGVVNFVVKPVVKLLSFPLFILTLGLITLVINALMLLLTSWLADKFHLAFHVEGFWIAVLGGVIISIVSWALHVVLPDDRD is encoded by the coding sequence ATGAAGAATTTCGTGGTCAAGACGATCGCCAATGCCGCGGCGCTTGCCGTGGCCATCTGGCTGTTGAAGGACATCACGCTGACCGGTGAGAACACCGGCCGCAAGGCGCTGACGCTGGTCCTGGTCGCGTTGATCTTCGGCGTGGTGAACTTCGTCGTCAAACCCGTGGTGAAGCTGCTGTCCTTCCCCCTCTTCATCCTCACCCTCGGCCTGATCACTCTCGTGATCAACGCGCTGATGCTGCTGCTCACATCGTGGCTGGCGGACAAATTCCACCTCGCCTTCCATGTGGAGGGCTTCTGGATCGCCGTACTGGGCGGCGTGATCATTTCGATCGTCTCCTGGGCGTTGCACGTGGTGCTGCCCGACGACCGGGACTGA
- a CDS encoding low molecular weight protein-tyrosine-phosphatase, protein MAEAVFRARIEEAGLDGLVEVDSAGTGGWHEGDGADPRTVAVLRAAGYEEDHSARQFRADWFGRLDLVIALDDGHLRALRRLAPTAHDAAKVRLLRSYDPAVMPDGPAAQPAASSHGAALAHDLDVPDPYYGGMAGFEECLEMVEAASKGLLVAVRDALAARGHLDGAAS, encoded by the coding sequence ATGGCCGAGGCCGTCTTCCGGGCCCGTATCGAGGAAGCCGGTCTCGACGGGCTGGTCGAGGTGGACAGCGCCGGCACCGGTGGCTGGCACGAGGGGGACGGCGCCGACCCGCGCACCGTCGCCGTCCTCCGCGCCGCCGGTTACGAGGAGGACCACAGCGCCCGGCAGTTCCGGGCCGACTGGTTCGGCCGGCTCGACCTCGTGATCGCACTGGACGACGGGCACCTGCGCGCCCTGCGCCGACTGGCGCCCACCGCCCACGACGCCGCCAAGGTGCGGCTGCTGCGCTCGTACGACCCGGCCGTGATGCCCGACGGCCCGGCCGCACAGCCCGCCGCGAGCTCTCACGGTGCCGCGCTCGCCCACGATCTGGACGTACCCGACCCGTACTACGGCGGCATGGCAGGGTTCGAGGAATGCCTGGAGATGGTCGAGGCCGCGAGCAAAGGGCTGCTGGTTGCGGTACGGGACGCGCTCGCCGCGCGGGGGCACCTCGATGGGGCGGCGTCGTAG
- a CDS encoding cystathionine gamma-lyase, translated as MTGDSTRSVRAGLPAPEAYEPALPGPVFAAHYHLPGDPTGPYTYGRDSNPTWTRLEAAIGELESPDEAAHTVSFASGMAAISAVLFSCLRSGDTVVLPNDGYQLLPAVRERLESYGIEVRTAPTAGDAQLGVLDGARLLWIETPSNPGLDVCDIRRLAEAAHARGALVAVDNTLATPLGQRPLDLGADFSVASGTKALTGHGDVLLGYVTTRDPALADSVRMWRKTVGAIPGPMEAWLAHRSLSTLALRVRQQSAGALALAAALRERPEVTGLRHPGLPSDPAHEQAVRQMREGRFGSVVSFTLPDRAHAERFLAALTLVDDATSFGGVRSAAERRGRWGGDAVPEGFIRFSVGVEEPADLIADVLGALDAALDAALDTGRDAGHR; from the coding sequence ATGACAGGCGACAGCACACGCTCCGTACGGGCCGGACTCCCGGCGCCCGAGGCGTACGAGCCGGCCCTCCCCGGCCCGGTCTTCGCCGCGCACTACCACCTGCCCGGCGACCCCACCGGCCCATACACCTACGGCCGCGATTCCAACCCCACCTGGACCCGGCTGGAGGCGGCCATCGGCGAGCTGGAGTCCCCCGACGAGGCCGCGCACACCGTGTCCTTCGCCTCCGGGATGGCCGCCATCTCCGCCGTCCTCTTCTCCTGCCTGCGCAGCGGCGACACCGTCGTGCTCCCGAACGACGGCTATCAGCTGCTGCCCGCGGTGCGCGAGCGCCTGGAGAGTTACGGCATCGAGGTCCGCACGGCGCCCACCGCGGGCGACGCGCAGCTCGGCGTGCTCGACGGCGCCCGGCTGCTGTGGATCGAGACGCCTTCCAACCCCGGCCTGGACGTCTGCGACATCCGGCGGCTGGCCGAGGCCGCGCACGCGCGCGGCGCCCTGGTCGCCGTCGACAACACCCTGGCCACCCCGCTCGGCCAGCGCCCGCTGGATCTTGGCGCCGACTTCTCGGTGGCCAGCGGCACCAAGGCGCTGACCGGCCACGGCGACGTGCTCCTCGGGTACGTCACCACCCGCGACCCGGCGCTCGCCGACTCCGTACGGATGTGGCGCAAGACCGTCGGCGCGATTCCCGGCCCGATGGAGGCGTGGCTGGCCCACCGTTCCCTCTCGACGCTCGCCCTGCGGGTGCGCCAGCAGTCCGCCGGGGCGCTGGCGCTCGCGGCGGCGCTGCGCGAACGCCCCGAGGTCACGGGCCTGCGGCACCCCGGGCTGCCGTCCGACCCCGCGCACGAGCAGGCCGTACGGCAGATGCGCGAGGGCCGCTTCGGCTCCGTGGTCTCCTTCACGCTGCCCGACCGCGCCCACGCGGAACGCTTCCTGGCCGCGCTGACCCTCGTGGACGACGCGACGAGCTTCGGCGGCGTACGGTCCGCCGCGGAGCGGCGCGGGCGGTGGGGCGGCGACGCGGTGCCGGAAGGATTCATCCGCTTCTCGGTCGGCGTGGAGGAGCCGGCGGACCTGATCGCGGACGTGCTGGGGGCACTGGACGCTGCGCTGGACGCGGCGCTGGACACCGGTCGGGATGCGGGACACCGCTGA
- a CDS encoding LysR family transcriptional regulator, which produces MDLALLRTFVTVHRAGSFTRAAALLGLSQPAVTSQIRSLERQLGRPLFLRKARGVTPTTVGDELAHKVAPHLDALTEITEAGLDEESAIRTLHLAGPPEFTSQRALPALTPLIDQGLCVRTAFGSADELLSGLADGHHDLAITTTRPRGTLLTATPLCDEEHVLIAAPRWAARLGGPAVVQSKGVRALDPVPLVEVHESLPLVSRYWTAVFDAPPAASATVIVSDLRAVLACVTAGAGLAVLPRYLCADALGSGEVVALLDPPVPPLRTYFLATRAGTLALPHIARPHEWLLRAAVDW; this is translated from the coding sequence ATGGACCTTGCTTTATTACGTACGTTCGTCACGGTGCACAGAGCGGGCTCCTTCACCCGCGCCGCCGCCCTGCTGGGCCTCTCCCAGCCCGCCGTGACCAGCCAGATACGGAGCCTGGAGCGGCAGTTGGGACGCCCGCTCTTCCTCCGCAAGGCCCGTGGCGTCACCCCCACCACCGTCGGCGACGAACTCGCCCACAAGGTGGCTCCCCACCTGGACGCGCTCACCGAGATCACCGAAGCCGGACTCGACGAGGAGTCCGCCATCCGCACACTGCACCTCGCCGGGCCGCCGGAATTCACCTCCCAGCGCGCGTTACCGGCCCTCACCCCGCTCATAGACCAAGGCCTGTGCGTACGAACCGCCTTCGGATCAGCGGACGAGCTGCTGTCCGGCCTCGCCGACGGCCATCACGACCTCGCCATCACCACCACCCGGCCCCGCGGCACCCTGCTCACCGCGACACCGCTGTGCGACGAGGAGCACGTCCTGATAGCCGCGCCCCGCTGGGCGGCGCGGCTCGGCGGCCCGGCGGTCGTCCAGTCCAAGGGCGTGCGCGCGCTCGATCCCGTACCGCTCGTCGAGGTCCACGAGAGCCTGCCGCTGGTTTCCCGGTACTGGACCGCCGTCTTCGACGCCCCGCCCGCGGCCTCCGCGACCGTCATAGTCTCGGATCTACGGGCGGTCCTGGCATGCGTGACGGCGGGCGCGGGCCTCGCGGTGTTACCCCGGTACCTGTGCGCCGACGCCCTCGGAAGCGGCGAGGTCGTCGCCCTCCTCGACCCGCCCGTACCGCCCTTGCGCACATACTTCCTGGCCACCCGGGCGGGCACGCTGGCACTGCCGCACATCGCGCGCCCACATGAGTGGCTGCTGCGGGCAGCGGTGGACTGGTGA
- a CDS encoding NUDIX domain-containing protein yields the protein MTVRPVVKRTARAILLDGADIVLIKRTKPGRAPYWITPGGGVEPEDATVVDALHRELHEELGAKVTDVVPVFVDTVEHISEGGVDGVKVQHFFVCRLESMDPALRHGPEVEEPCGQYEIVRVPFTRVGIASAEVVPLSLRHYLDGNIEGVRAMHAPDLG from the coding sequence ATGACCGTACGGCCAGTCGTCAAACGCACCGCCCGCGCGATCCTGCTCGACGGTGCGGACATCGTCCTGATCAAGCGCACCAAGCCGGGCCGGGCCCCGTATTGGATCACTCCCGGCGGCGGCGTCGAGCCGGAGGACGCCACGGTCGTGGACGCCCTGCACCGCGAACTCCACGAGGAACTGGGCGCCAAGGTCACCGACGTCGTCCCGGTCTTCGTGGACACGGTCGAGCACATCAGTGAGGGCGGGGTGGACGGCGTCAAAGTGCAGCACTTCTTCGTCTGCCGGCTGGAATCCATGGATCCCGCCCTGCGGCACGGCCCGGAGGTGGAGGAGCCTTGCGGCCAGTACGAGATCGTGCGCGTACCGTTCACGCGGGTGGGCATCGCCTCGGCCGAGGTCGTCCCGCTGTCGCTGCGCCACTACCTCGACGGCAACATCGAGGGCGTACGCGCGATGCACGCGCCTGACCTGGGGTGA
- a CDS encoding pyridoxamine 5'-phosphate oxidase family protein — protein MGTTDRADRFYDDQVLDHLNARMREFVGRQEMFFLATADRHGECDSTFRAGPPGFVQVLDERTIAYPEYRGNGVMASIGNISENPNLGILMIDFTHDRIGLHVNGRARVVMDDEMRERHPYLPVDPVPGRRAQLWVEVAVEETYIHCAKHIPHLQKVPRQASGPRAWGTDDAKRKGGDFFGAAAEAASRRRGPACGEAEAQRAAEAQREAEGQRAAEAQREAEAQQESEVQREAGARGETEGRGERPPRGEDARSESGTHQALGARQAPGTRQAPDSRQAPAPRQAPGPPLAPPVPQAPRNPQPPGVRQETASRRPAISPRPRSREVREEVEREVERVLARARNRGATGGSDDEFRGWFG, from the coding sequence ATGGGCACCACCGACCGCGCCGACCGCTTCTATGACGATCAGGTGCTGGACCATCTCAACGCCCGGATGCGGGAGTTCGTGGGCCGCCAGGAGATGTTCTTCCTGGCGACGGCCGATCGGCACGGCGAGTGTGACTCCACGTTCCGGGCCGGGCCGCCCGGGTTCGTCCAGGTCCTGGACGAGCGCACGATCGCGTACCCGGAGTATCGCGGCAACGGCGTCATGGCGTCGATCGGCAATATCTCCGAGAACCCGAACCTCGGCATCCTGATGATCGACTTCACCCATGACCGCATCGGTCTGCACGTCAACGGCCGGGCGCGGGTGGTCATGGACGACGAGATGCGGGAGCGGCACCCGTACCTGCCCGTCGATCCGGTACCGGGCCGACGGGCCCAGCTGTGGGTCGAGGTCGCGGTTGAGGAAACGTATATTCACTGCGCCAAGCACATCCCGCACCTGCAGAAGGTGCCCCGGCAGGCGAGCGGGCCCCGAGCCTGGGGAACGGACGATGCCAAGCGCAAGGGCGGCGACTTCTTCGGAGCGGCGGCGGAGGCGGCCTCTCGGAGGAGGGGCCCAGCATGCGGGGAGGCTGAAGCGCAGCGGGCGGCTGAAGCGCAGCGGGAGGCTGAAGGACAGCGGGCGGCTGAAGCGCAGCGGGAGGCTGAGGCGCAGCAGGAAAGTGAAGTGCAGCGGGAGGCTGGAGCGCGGGGGGAGACTGAAGGGCGTGGGGAACGGCCCCCGAGAGGTGAGGATGCGCGGTCTGAGTCCGGCACCCACCAGGCGCTCGGCGCGCGTCAGGCGCCCGGCACGCGCCAGGCTCCCGATAGCCGTCAGGCACCCGCCCCTCGTCAGGCTCCCGGCCCCCCTCTAGCGCCACCCGTCCCTCAAGCCCCACGCAACCCGCAACCACCCGGTGTCCGTCAGGAGACCGCATCCCGCCGCCCCGCGATCAGTCCCCGCCCGCGGTCCCGTGAGGTTCGGGAGGAAGTGGAACGCGAGGTCGAGCGGGTGCTCGCGCGGGCTCGGAACCGGGGGGCGACGGGTGGCTCGGACGATGAGTTCCGGGGCTGGTTCGGGTAG